A single region of the Pelorhabdus rhamnosifermentans genome encodes:
- the radA gene encoding DNA repair protein RadA: protein MAKNKTVYVCQECGHESLKWLGKCPACSAWNSMVEEIVQHETAARRGLSLGLSSGQNPVPIGEVNVEETPRFSTGSGELNRVLGGGLLPGSLTMIVGDPGVGKSSMTIKVCSNVAAQGGKVLYVTGEESTQQIKLRADRLSAIHEHLYVLSETNLEVIEQQALKLQPSLLVIDSIQTIFQPELSSAPGSVSQVRECAVQLLKLAKSHFIATCLVGHVLKDGSLAGPRTLEHIVDTVLYFEGDRNAQYRILRAIKNRFGSTNELGLFEMRNEGLIDVPDASKIFLAERPLDVPGSIVVPTIEGTRPLLVEVQALVSSSSFMPPRRAADGVDIKRIQLLLAVLEKRVGMSIGAADVYVKVAGGINVDEPAIDLGLAVALASSFRNCQTSANTAVFGEIGLAGEVRAVTQVEPRIREAERMGFKRMILPQGNLKGLLLKTGMKLVGVETVQEGLDAALD from the coding sequence TTGGCTAAAAATAAAACAGTTTATGTATGTCAAGAGTGTGGTCATGAGTCGTTAAAGTGGTTGGGAAAGTGTCCGGCCTGTAGTGCCTGGAATAGTATGGTAGAAGAGATTGTTCAGCATGAAACAGCTGCACGCAGGGGGTTGTCACTGGGGTTATCAAGTGGTCAAAATCCCGTGCCTATCGGGGAAGTGAATGTTGAAGAAACACCGCGCTTTAGTACGGGTTCAGGCGAATTAAATCGTGTTCTTGGCGGGGGGCTTTTACCTGGTTCTTTAACGATGATCGTGGGAGATCCTGGCGTTGGAAAGTCGAGTATGACTATTAAGGTCTGCTCGAATGTAGCTGCGCAGGGCGGAAAAGTTTTATATGTTACAGGGGAGGAAAGTACCCAGCAGATTAAACTTCGGGCCGATCGTCTCAGCGCAATTCATGAACATTTATATGTACTGAGTGAAACGAATCTGGAAGTCATTGAGCAGCAGGCTTTAAAATTACAGCCCAGTTTGCTTGTCATTGATTCCATTCAAACGATCTTTCAACCAGAGCTATCCAGTGCTCCCGGAAGCGTTAGTCAGGTACGAGAGTGTGCCGTTCAATTGCTTAAACTTGCTAAAAGCCATTTCATTGCGACTTGTCTTGTCGGGCATGTTCTCAAGGACGGTTCGCTGGCTGGTCCGAGAACACTTGAACATATTGTGGATACGGTGTTGTATTTTGAGGGGGATCGCAATGCGCAATACCGTATTCTGCGGGCCATAAAAAATCGTTTTGGCAGTACAAATGAATTGGGTCTGTTTGAGATGCGTAATGAAGGCTTAATTGATGTGCCTGACGCGTCGAAAATATTTCTCGCCGAACGTCCCTTGGATGTGCCAGGCAGTATTGTTGTGCCAACGATAGAAGGAACGCGTCCCTTGCTAGTGGAGGTTCAGGCTCTTGTCAGTTCTTCGTCCTTTATGCCGCCGCGCCGGGCGGCTGATGGTGTCGATATTAAACGCATTCAATTGTTGCTTGCTGTGCTGGAAAAACGGGTAGGTATGTCCATTGGTGCGGCTGATGTTTATGTGAAGGTCGCAGGCGGGATTAATGTTGATGAACCTGCCATCGATTTAGGACTTGCCGTTGCTTTGGCTTCGAGCTTTCGTAATTGTCAAACGTCAGCCAATACAGCTGTCTTTGGTGAAATTGGTCTTGCAGGTGAAGTACGGGCTGTTACGCAAGTGGAACCGCGTATACGGGAAGCAGAAAGAATGGGGTTTAAGCGCATGATCTTGCCACAGGGAAATTTAAAGGGGTTGCTGCTTAAAACAGGGATGAAGCTGGTTGGAGTGGAAACGGTTCAGGAAGGCTTAGATGCAGCTTTAGATTGA
- the cbiM gene encoding cobalt transporter CbiM — MHIPDGYLSPSTCLTLGAVMLPIWYRASAKLKRTLDVTRIPLISMGAVFAFLIMMFNVPIPDGTTAHATGAILLAIVLGPWAAVIAMSVALVIQALVFGDGGILAIGANTFNMAFIAPFIGYAVYRLLSTQAVNGSRRQFFASAIAGYCGLNVAAMAAAIEFGLQPLLFKAADGTPLYCPYGFDVTIPAMMIAHLTVAGVVEGLVTAVALKFIISQSADLIMTSTETAKEGER; from the coding sequence ATGCATATTCCAGATGGATATTTAAGTCCTTCTACTTGTTTAACACTTGGAGCGGTCATGCTTCCTATATGGTATCGTGCTTCAGCAAAATTGAAACGAACCTTGGATGTGACACGTATTCCCCTTATTTCTATGGGGGCTGTGTTTGCTTTTTTAATTATGATGTTTAATGTGCCCATACCGGATGGTACGACGGCTCATGCTACAGGGGCTATTTTACTTGCTATTGTTTTAGGTCCCTGGGCCGCTGTCATTGCTATGAGTGTGGCCCTCGTAATTCAAGCCCTTGTTTTTGGGGATGGTGGTATCTTAGCTATTGGTGCCAATACATTTAATATGGCATTTATTGCTCCATTCATTGGTTATGCAGTGTATCGTTTGCTTAGCACTCAGGCTGTAAACGGTTCGAGGCGGCAATTCTTTGCGAGTGCGATTGCCGGTTATTGTGGCTTGAATGTTGCGGCAATGGCAGCTGCCATTGAATTTGGTTTGCAACCTTTATTGTTTAAAGCGGCTGATGGGACTCCCTTGTATTGTCCTTATGGGTTTGACGTGACGATTCCAGCTATGATGATTGCTCATCTTACTGTAGCAGGAGTTGTTGAGGGGCTTGTTACAGCAGTGGCATTAAAATTTATTATCAGTCAATCAGCTGATCTGATTATGACTTCAACTGAAACCGCTAAGGAGGGTGAAAGGTAA
- a CDS encoding PDGLE domain-containing protein → MQRCVGWILIVMAFLSPLGLLTKGTAWGEWGSVDLQDMVGYIPQGMKKLAGIWQALFPDYNMNFLGEGLASEYAGYILSALVGSVLIYVVSMIFTKLLIHQKNSPVS, encoded by the coding sequence ATGCAACGATGCGTTGGATGGATTTTGATTGTTATGGCTTTTCTTTCGCCCCTAGGACTGCTTACGAAAGGGACAGCATGGGGCGAATGGGGAAGCGTCGATTTACAGGATATGGTTGGCTATATTCCGCAAGGCATGAAAAAATTAGCTGGTATATGGCAAGCCCTTTTTCCTGATTATAATATGAATTTTTTAGGCGAAGGGTTAGCGAGCGAATATGCTGGTTATATCTTATCGGCACTTGTTGGTTCTGTGTTGATTTATGTCGTGAGCATGATTTTTACAAAGCTACTTATTCATCAGAAAAACAGTCCGGTATCTTAA
- a CDS encoding energy-coupling factor transporter transmembrane component T family protein: MKTATLPIWLQQTASTDLPKHKNSWSCKDYLEKTLEHINRIMAEDACATRISSSQGLLQGVQAPVKFIGLLALMIAASLTKSLAFLFLLNAVIFGVALQSGLGLQAVSVRIWLPTCLFAGIAVLPGIINWVTPGEPLYIIYHDLAITKQGVKAAAFVLLRAGASLGLATLLIKTTRWSLLTKAFVQLGLPGEIVTVLDLTYRYIYMFLLLFMEYLLGRRSRLVGLESQSAKISWIGGTIAAFLRMIWEYSQEINDAMQSRGYSGEYIAEPRVPLKLHDICFLFLVMVLCVCAYGGTFYV, from the coding sequence ATGAAAACAGCTACTCTTCCCATCTGGCTACAGCAGACAGCCTCTACTGATTTGCCAAAACACAAAAATAGCTGGTCATGTAAGGACTATTTGGAAAAGACCTTAGAACATATTAATAGGATTATGGCTGAAGATGCTTGTGCTACAAGGATTAGTAGTTCTCAGGGGTTATTGCAAGGTGTTCAAGCACCTGTTAAATTTATTGGTCTCCTTGCCTTAATGATTGCAGCCTCTTTAACTAAAAGCTTGGCATTTCTTTTTTTGCTCAATGCAGTGATATTCGGAGTAGCCCTTCAATCAGGTCTTGGATTACAGGCTGTGAGTGTTCGCATTTGGCTGCCGACGTGTTTGTTTGCAGGTATTGCTGTGCTACCCGGGATCATCAATTGGGTTACACCTGGTGAGCCGCTCTATATTATTTATCATGATTTAGCCATTACGAAACAAGGTGTAAAAGCAGCTGCCTTCGTGCTACTACGAGCGGGAGCTTCTTTGGGTTTGGCTACTTTATTGATTAAAACGACGCGTTGGTCACTCTTAACGAAGGCTTTTGTTCAATTGGGGCTACCTGGCGAAATTGTTACAGTGTTGGATTTGACTTATCGGTATATTTATATGTTTTTGCTACTATTTATGGAATATTTACTGGGACGGCGGAGCCGGTTAGTTGGATTGGAATCGCAATCAGCGAAGATTTCCTGGATTGGGGGAACCATTGCGGCTTTTTTGCGCATGATATGGGAGTATAGTCAGGAAATTAATGATGCCATGCAGTCAAGAGGCTATTCAGGTGAATATATTGCTGAACCAAGGGTGCCGCTCAAGTTGCACGATATTTGTTTTTTATTTTTAGTTATGGTGCTATGTGTTTGTGCCTATGGAGGAACTTTTTATGTCTGA
- a CDS encoding energy-coupling factor ABC transporter ATP-binding protein: MSESLIYALEHVTYQYKDGKIALEDINLQVAAQERVMLLGPNGCGKSTLQKILAGLIFATSGIVTAFGEKIQFQLMKDRQFSTAFRRKVGFVFQNSDVQIFCTSVLDEIMFGPLAMGMNFSDAKQRAEELISYTGISSLSHCSPHHLSGGEKKKVAIAAILAVNPEVLIFDEPTNGLDPKSQRWIIDTINQLNQAGKTIILATHCLESVPELADRVVVLGENHRIIASDTPKAILTNREILLAANLIDPRYHLHLHGTDGHVHIHKRDEVLNS, from the coding sequence ATGTCTGAGTCACTTATTTATGCGTTAGAACATGTTACTTACCAATATAAGGATGGAAAAATTGCCCTAGAAGACATTAACTTACAAGTAGCAGCACAAGAAAGGGTTATGCTGCTTGGTCCCAATGGGTGTGGAAAGTCAACTCTGCAAAAGATATTAGCTGGGTTAATCTTTGCCACTTCAGGTATAGTGACTGCTTTTGGAGAAAAAATTCAGTTCCAATTGATGAAAGACAGGCAATTTTCTACGGCTTTCCGGCGGAAAGTGGGGTTCGTTTTTCAAAATTCCGATGTCCAAATCTTTTGTACGAGTGTACTTGATGAAATTATGTTTGGGCCTTTAGCTATGGGAATGAACTTTTCTGATGCCAAGCAGCGTGCAGAAGAATTGATTTCTTATACAGGGATCTCGTCACTTTCTCACTGTTCCCCTCATCATCTGAGTGGTGGGGAAAAAAAGAAGGTGGCGATTGCAGCCATTCTTGCTGTGAACCCTGAAGTATTGATTTTCGATGAACCGACAAATGGCTTGGATCCGAAATCACAGCGGTGGATTATTGATACAATCAATCAGTTAAATCAAGCAGGGAAAACAATTATTTTGGCGACGCATTGTCTGGAATCAGTGCCAGAATTGGCGGATCGCGTCGTCGTACTAGGTGAGAATCATCGGATTATTGCGAGCGATACGCCCAAAGCCATTTTAACGAATCGTGAAATTTTATTAGCAGCGAATTTGATTGATCCGCGGTATCATTTGCATTTACATGGTACAGATGGGCATGTTCATATTCACAAACGAGATGAAGTACTTAATTCATAA
- a CDS encoding stage II sporulation protein P, translating into MKKKYLRFLIISLFIGVGLTGILFYYTPLSFMSVKQKTEQAPQKLYDYYLIIDEKTGKSLMYVPLVVSPGDEVITEENQRFRVIRLEENRAIARYVEDVDLTKYKQK; encoded by the coding sequence ATGAAAAAAAAATACCTCCGATTCCTTATAATAAGTTTGTTCATCGGTGTGGGACTTACAGGAATCTTATTTTATTACACACCCTTAAGTTTTATGTCCGTCAAACAAAAAACCGAACAAGCACCACAAAAACTCTATGACTATTACCTGATTATTGATGAAAAGACCGGCAAAAGTCTCATGTATGTCCCCCTTGTAGTAAGTCCGGGCGATGAAGTCATTACGGAAGAAAATCAGCGGTTTCGAGTCATCAGATTAGAGGAAAATCGAGCCATTGCCCGTTATGTTGAAGATGTGGATTTAACTAAATATAAACAGAAATAA
- the spoIIP gene encoding stage II sporulation protein P: protein MIMKLFLLFLSLNIIAIFPIAIGASNPSDPVEETDQYFTLTDEQGQVLLLTGLTVRKGDAFITEDNRYYEVFSVNGTQATAKYVKTVLSVPPIKAVAGETSFTQPLISIYHTHTDECYIPTDGQAAIAGKGSIMSVGDAFQTKLTDLHYQVDHDKTLHDPHDANAYQRSRRTFMRLLQQQPVALFDIHRDSAPLDMYKFNLNGQDLTKILLVVGRENQNINTTLDYAKNIKNVADHQSKGLIRGIFIAHGNYNQDLNPKAMLVEVGTQYNSLEQAQHSIALFADLIPSLFATTPPSPPTPPETPGSSANIEPTPFADSPAPPVISPLSYGKDILIMIILLMLGIMVYLYLSTGNIKEMLARIRQFREKEFLNLMTRQKNKLRKKQKP from the coding sequence ATGATAATGAAACTGTTCCTATTGTTTTTATCGCTGAATATCATAGCTATATTTCCGATAGCTATCGGAGCCAGTAACCCTTCAGACCCCGTTGAAGAAACAGATCAATACTTTACCCTCACAGATGAACAGGGGCAAGTGCTATTATTGACGGGTCTTACTGTACGGAAAGGCGATGCTTTTATTACAGAAGACAATCGTTATTATGAAGTCTTTTCCGTCAATGGAACACAAGCCACAGCCAAATATGTTAAAACAGTCCTAAGCGTCCCACCAATTAAGGCAGTAGCCGGAGAAACCAGTTTCACCCAACCACTGATAAGTATTTATCATACCCATACAGATGAATGCTATATTCCAACCGACGGTCAAGCTGCCATTGCTGGAAAAGGCAGCATCATGTCAGTAGGTGACGCATTTCAAACAAAGTTAACGGATCTTCATTACCAAGTTGACCATGATAAAACACTGCATGATCCCCACGATGCCAATGCCTATCAGCGTTCACGGCGCACATTTATGCGTCTTTTACAGCAACAACCTGTAGCACTATTTGATATTCATCGCGATAGCGCTCCCCTTGACATGTACAAATTCAATTTAAACGGCCAAGATTTAACCAAAATTTTATTAGTTGTAGGACGCGAAAATCAGAACATCAATACCACGCTTGATTATGCAAAAAACATTAAAAATGTCGCAGATCATCAATCTAAGGGACTAATCCGGGGAATTTTCATTGCCCACGGGAATTATAATCAGGACTTAAATCCCAAGGCAATGCTTGTTGAAGTGGGGACCCAATATAACAGTCTGGAACAAGCCCAACACTCGATTGCCTTATTCGCTGATCTTATTCCATCCCTTTTCGCCACGACTCCCCCAAGTCCACCGACTCCTCCTGAAACACCCGGCTCATCCGCTAATATTGAGCCTACTCCATTTGCAGATTCCCCCGCTCCACCAGTCATATCCCCCCTGTCATATGGTAAAGATATCCTGATTATGATTATTTTACTTATGCTTGGAATCATGGTTTACCTCTACCTAAGTACAGGCAACATCAAAGAAATGCTCGCTCGAATCCGACAATTTCGCGAAAAAGAATTTCTTAATCTCATGACCCGTCAGAAAAACAAATTACGTAAAAAACAGAAACCTTAA
- a CDS encoding DUF1573 domain-containing protein: protein MPEDCCLDFQSIVDESLVRHRSVIDVMTKYQEATTRINRALAKAVTECGCISISAHKQQVPANTEFKDLKNHMLTHLSGEPCPACKEILAKEVGHSLFYLAAFCNLTGLKLDEVIQQECNNIKTLGVYHLT, encoded by the coding sequence ATGCCTGAAGATTGTTGCTTAGACTTCCAGTCTATTGTTGATGAATCTCTCGTCCGTCACCGTAGTGTCATTGATGTCATGACCAAGTATCAGGAAGCAACCACACGTATCAATCGAGCTTTAGCAAAAGCAGTAACTGAATGTGGTTGTATTTCGATCTCGGCACACAAACAACAGGTACCTGCCAATACGGAATTTAAAGATCTTAAAAATCATATGTTGACCCATCTGTCCGGTGAACCTTGTCCGGCCTGTAAAGAAATACTAGCCAAAGAAGTGGGTCACAGCTTGTTCTATTTGGCGGCCTTCTGCAATTTGACGGGACTTAAACTAGATGAAGTTATTCAACAAGAATGCAATAACATCAAAACATTGGGTGTCTATCATTTAACGTAA
- a CDS encoding PIN/TRAM domain-containing protein has protein sequence MLDKILRVSFTVLAALGGLVLTDRMYPSFQGMIHVEFLNYGFFGITLATLLTFVVGGLLFGMIGFLLSPYFMKHLWKFTYWVEARLNKMPIYDVLAGSIGLAIGLIISNLLGAALLPLPIVGKYLPGLLSIIFGYLGINIAIRKRDEFVAVFMSIPWVNREKSKEKTADSYPYKILDTSVIIDGRIADICKSGFIEGTLLIPNFVLEELQHIADSSDLLKRNRGRRGLDILNRMQKELGLFVQIDDHDFDDVTEVDAKLVKLGQLLHAKVITNDYNLNKVAELQGVSVLNINELSNAVKPVVLPGEEMVVHIVKDGKENGQGVAYLDDGTMIVVDGGKKHIGDTIGVLVTSVLQTAAGRMIFAKMKAFEKAL, from the coding sequence TTGCTAGATAAAATTTTGCGGGTTTCCTTTACTGTGCTCGCAGCATTGGGTGGCTTAGTACTAACAGACCGGATGTATCCATCTTTCCAGGGTATGATTCATGTGGAATTTTTGAATTACGGTTTTTTTGGGATTACTTTAGCAACTTTGTTAACATTTGTTGTCGGCGGTTTACTGTTTGGTATGATTGGATTTTTACTTTCCCCCTATTTTATGAAACATCTTTGGAAATTTACTTATTGGGTAGAAGCTCGGTTGAATAAAATGCCTATCTATGATGTATTAGCTGGCTCAATTGGATTAGCGATTGGCCTTATTATCTCCAATTTATTGGGAGCGGCCTTATTACCTTTACCGATTGTTGGAAAATATTTACCGGGTTTGTTAAGTATTATTTTCGGTTATTTGGGCATTAATATAGCCATTCGTAAACGCGATGAGTTTGTTGCTGTATTTATGAGTATTCCGTGGGTAAACCGTGAAAAATCAAAAGAAAAGACAGCTGATTCCTATCCTTATAAAATACTTGATACGAGTGTCATTATTGATGGGCGTATCGCGGATATTTGTAAGAGCGGTTTTATAGAAGGTACGCTGCTCATTCCGAATTTTGTGCTTGAGGAATTACAACATATTGCTGATTCATCTGATTTATTGAAGCGGAATCGTGGTAGGCGTGGACTGGATATTTTGAACCGCATGCAAAAAGAACTGGGTTTATTTGTACAAATTGATGATCATGATTTCGATGATGTTACGGAAGTTGATGCTAAATTAGTCAAGTTAGGTCAGTTATTGCATGCCAAGGTCATTACGAATGATTATAACTTGAATAAGGTAGCGGAATTACAAGGTGTGTCAGTTTTAAATATTAACGAACTCTCTAATGCTGTGAAACCGGTTGTACTGCCTGGAGAAGAGATGGTGGTTCATATCGTCAAAGACGGCAAGGAAAACGGTCAAGGCGTTGCTTATTTGGATGATGGAACGATGATTGTTGTTGATGGTGGTAAAAAACATATTGGCGATACCATTGGAGTGTTAGTCACATCGGTTCTTCAGACTGCTGCAGGACGAATGATTTTTGCGAAAATGAAAGCCTTTGAAAAAGCTCTGTAA
- the ispD gene encoding 2-C-methyl-D-erythritol 4-phosphate cytidylyltransferase, translated as MVTAIIAAAGQGKRMGLKRNKLFVPLFHDSIIVQTIKTLARSLWIHQLIVVADPKDKVEIEQILGQCRLTKPCQVVAGGSERQYSIAHALTVAPDSGLLFIHDGARPLIDEETIEKVIKTAEMCQAAIVGVPVKDTIKCVQNGRIVHTPDRKQLWAVQTPQVFEAKLLKAAYRTADEQQYLGTDDASLVERLGVNVVMVEGKYENIKITTPSDMTVARALLAPPTLPPRVGFGYDVHAFSQARKLILGGVTIPDHAGLAGHSDADVLLHAITDALLGAVGMGDIGQHFPDSDAAYKGISSLVLLGRAYALLEDQAYEVYNIDATIVAEQPKLAPFISRMNQNIAKQLNISFKQVNVKATTTEGLGFAGKKEGIAAYAIVSVINRG; from the coding sequence ATGGTAACAGCAATTATTGCTGCTGCCGGTCAGGGAAAACGAATGGGCTTAAAGAGGAACAAGTTATTTGTTCCTCTTTTTCATGATTCCATTATTGTCCAAACCATAAAGACATTAGCTCGTTCGTTATGGATTCATCAGCTGATCGTTGTAGCAGATCCTAAAGATAAAGTAGAAATTGAGCAAATTTTAGGCCAATGTAGACTTACCAAACCTTGTCAGGTCGTGGCTGGCGGCAGTGAAAGACAGTATTCTATTGCTCATGCTTTAACTGTAGCTCCTGATAGTGGATTATTATTCATTCATGATGGTGCACGTCCTCTCATTGATGAGGAAACAATTGAAAAAGTAATCAAAACTGCCGAAATGTGTCAGGCTGCTATTGTGGGTGTTCCTGTAAAAGACACAATTAAGTGCGTACAAAACGGCAGGATTGTTCATACGCCAGACAGAAAGCAGCTATGGGCTGTGCAAACACCACAGGTATTTGAAGCCAAACTGCTTAAGGCTGCTTACCGAACGGCTGATGAACAGCAATATTTAGGTACAGATGATGCTTCGCTCGTGGAAAGATTGGGAGTGAATGTAGTAATGGTAGAAGGAAAGTATGAAAATATTAAAATTACGACACCGAGCGATATGACAGTGGCCAGAGCCTTGCTGGCTCCGCCAACCCTTCCGCCGCGCGTTGGTTTTGGTTATGATGTTCATGCGTTTTCCCAAGCTAGAAAGCTGATATTAGGCGGTGTAACGATCCCCGATCATGCAGGGCTTGCAGGCCATTCTGATGCCGATGTTTTGCTTCATGCTATTACAGATGCTTTGCTAGGCGCTGTGGGAATGGGCGATATTGGTCAACATTTTCCTGATTCGGATGCCGCTTATAAGGGAATATCTAGTTTAGTTCTGCTTGGCAGGGCTTATGCATTACTTGAGGACCAGGCTTATGAGGTCTATAATATTGATGCAACCATTGTTGCTGAGCAGCCTAAGTTGGCTCCTTTTATCAGTCGAATGAATCAAAATATAGCCAAACAACTGAACATAAGCTTTAAACAAGTCAATGTAAAAGCAACGACAACAGAGGGCTTAGGATTTGCAGGTAAAAAGGAAGGTATAGCCGCTTATGCCATCGTGTCTGTGATAAATAGAGGTTGA